A portion of the Carya illinoinensis cultivar Pawnee chromosome 11, C.illinoinensisPawnee_v1, whole genome shotgun sequence genome contains these proteins:
- the LOC122280983 gene encoding SPX domain-containing membrane protein At4g22990-like, which yields MVAFGKKLKERQIQEWQGYYINYKLMKKKLKQYAQQIEVGIQDRRHVLKDFSRLLDNQIEKIVLFLLEQQGLLASRLAMLDEQNNTPQQQPEISQILELREAYRAVGQDLLKLLFFVEINAIGLRKILKKFDKRFGYSFTNSYVKTRANHPYSQLQQVFKHVGIGAVVGAISRNLHELQDRQGSYLSIYDQPALPLEDPVIDSIKAAVDRLTHSTNFLNFLAQHALIMQDELPTPVEEQVDDQKYHFMSLLLNLANTFLYMVNTYIVVPTADDYSLSLGAAATVCGIVIGAMAVAQVFSSVYFSAWSNKSYFKPLIFSSVVLFVGNILYALAYDLNSIAVLLIGRLFCGLGSARAVNRRYISDCVPLKIRMKASAGFVSASALGMACGPALAGLLQTNFKIYKLTFNQETLPGWVMAVAWLIYLIWVGISFKEPSRETEEHHLPQESNAEAAENDAVEKGLKQPLLTSSEDKQQDEDSEQECDESEEVSPESHGPATSIRSAYRLLTPSVKVQLLIYFMLKYVMEILISESSVITAYYFQWSTSSVAIFLASLGLTVLPVNIVVGHYICNMFEDRQILLASEIIVCVGVLLSFHIINPYSVPQYVCSGLILFVSAEVLEGVNLSLLSRVMSSRLSRGTYNNGLLSTEAGTIARVVADGTITLAGYLGDSKLLNATLLPSLFICISSIVATCFTYNSLY from the exons ATGGTTGCCTTCGGGAAAAAGTTGAAGGAAAGACAGATCCAAGAATGGCAAGG atATTATATCAACTATAAACTCATGAAGAAAAAGTTAAAGCAATATGCTCAACAAATTGAAGTTGGGATACAAGATCGCCGGCATGTACTAAAGGACTTCTCAAGATTGTTGGATAACCAG ATCGAGAAGATTGTCCTTTTTCTGTTGGAACAACAAGGGCTACTTGCAAGCAGGCTAGCTATGCTTGATGAACAGAATAATACCCCACAGCAGCAACCTGAAATATCCCAAATATTAGAATTACGAGAAGCTTATAGAGCAGTGGGACAGGATCTGTTAAAGCTTCTCTTTTTTGTCGAGATAAATGCTATTGGTCTGCGGAAGatactgaagaagtttgataAACGCTTTGGTTACAGCTTCACTAATTCTTATGTCAAAACACGTGCAAATCATCCTTATTCTCAGCTGCAGCAAGTGTTCAAGCATGTG GGAATAGGAGCTGTCGTGGGAGCCATATCACGCAATCTTCATGAACTTCAGGACCGTCAAGGAAGCTACTTATCAATATATGATCAACCTGCTCTTCCCCTCGAG GATCCTGTCATTGATTCAATAAAAGCAGCCGTGGACAGGTTAACCCACTCAACAAATTTCCTCAACTTTTTGGCGCAACATGCACTCATTATGCAAGACGAGCTACCTACTCCTGTTGAGGAGCAAGTTGATGATCAGAAATACCATTTTATGTCGCTTCTCTTAAACTTGGCGAACACATTTCTTTATATGGTCAATACCTATATTGTTGTCCCTACAGCAGATGACTACTCTTTGAGCCTTGGAGCTGCAGCAACAGTTTGTGGCATTGTGATTGGGGCAATGGCTGTTGCACAAGTCTTTTCTTCCGTGTATTTTAGTGcatggtcaaataaatcatactTCAAACCTCTTATATTTAGCAGTGTAGTTCTTTTTGTGGGAAACATCTTGTACGCATTGGCTTATGATCTTAATTCGATTGCAGTTCTTCTAATTGGGCGCCTTTTCTGTGG ACTTGGTTCTGCCAGAGCTGTTAACCGGAGGTATATTAGTGATTGTGTACCACTAAAAATCCGAATGAAGGCATCGGCAGGTTTCGTTAGTGCCAGTGCTCTTGGAATGGCTTGTGGTCCTGCCCTAGCTGGCTTGCTTCAAACTAATTTCAAGATCTACAAGCTTactttcaatcaagaaaccctACCTGGCTGGGTTATGGCTGTTGCTTGGCTAATATACTTAATTTGGGTTGGGATCTCATTTAAAGAACCTTCTCGTGAAACTGAAGAACATCATTTACCACAGGAATCTAATGCTG AAGCAGCAGAGAATGATGCTGTTGAGAAAGGACTTAAACAACCATTGCTTACTAGTTCAGAAGACAAGCAACAAGATGAAGATAGTGAGCAAGAATGTGATGAAAGTGAAGAAGTTTCTCCAGAATCTCACGGACCAGCTACTTCAATTCGATCAGCATATAGACTACTTACACCCTCTGTAAAG GTTCAGCTGTTGATATATTTCATGCTCAAATACGTGATGGAGATTTTAATTTCAGAATCAAGTGTTATTACCGCTTACTACTTTCAGTGGTCTACAAGCAGTGTGGCGATTTTTCTTGCTTCTCTTGGCCTCACCGTTCTTCCAGTTAACATTGTTGTAGGACACTACATTTGCAATATGTTTGAAGACAG GCAAATTTTATTGGCGTCTGAAATTATAGTTTGCGTAGGCGTACTTCTGAGCTTCCATATTATAAATCCATACTCTGTGCCACAGTACGTCTGCTCTGGACTCATCCTGTTTGTTTCTGCTGAAGTACTTGAAG GTGTCAACCTGTCTCTCCTCTCACGCGTCATGTCGTCCCGGCTGTCCCGTGGAACCTATAACAATGGACTACTGTCAACAGAAGCAGGGACAATCGCACGAGTGGTGGCAGATGGCACGATAACATTGGCTGGGTACCTAGGGGACAGTAAACTCTTGAATGCCACGCTGCTTCCGTCACTTTTCATTTGCATATCATCCATCGTTGCCACCTGCTTCACCTACAACTCTCTCTATTAA
- the LOC122280984 gene encoding protein HOTHEAD-like isoform X2 encodes MATLGWWRLFGAAFAGILFFHGFSSSEKAPNYTFMHNATSAPPTSYYDYIIVGGGTAGCPLAATLSQNYSVLLLERGGSPYGNPNITNLAAFGAALSDLSPTSPSQRFISEDGVINARARVLGGGSCLNAGFYTRASPYYVREVGWEGRLVNESYEWVEKVVAFQPPMQQWQSAVRDGLLEAGVTPYNGFTYDHLYGTKVGGTIFDRDGHRHTAADLLQYANPSGLTLLLHASVHRILFRIRGRSRPMAHGVVFTDSTGAKHRAYLKKGSNKEIIVSAGALGSPQLLMLSGVGPAEQLKAHNITVVLDQPMVGQGMTDNSMNAIYVPSPAPVEVSLIEVVGITNFGSYIEAASGSNFAGGSSRDFGMFSPKIGQLSTVPPKERTPEAIAKAVELMDSLNQTAFMGGFILEKIMGPVSTGHLELRTLNVNDNPSVTFNYFKDPIDLQRCVQGISTIERVIESKAFSKFTYDNLSLPDLLNMTENSPVNLLPKHQNASRSLEQFCKDTVMTIWHYHGGCQLGRVVDHDYKVLGVDALRVIDGSTFNYSPGTNPQATVMMLGRYMGLRILSETLAGDIS; translated from the exons ATGGCTACGCTTGGCTGGTGGAGATTGTTTGGTGCTGCGTTTGCTGGAATTCTCTTCTTTCATGGCTTTTCTTCCTCTGAGAAAG CTCCaaactacaccttcatgcacaATGCAACCTCAGCCCCACCGACATCCTATTACGACTACATTATTGTTGGCGGAGGTACCGCTGGCTGCCCCTTAGCCGCAACTCTATCCCAGAACTACAGCGTTTTACTCCTCGAACGTGGTGGCTCACCTTATGGCAACCCTAACATCACCAACTTAGCCGCCTTTGGTGCCGCGCTTTCTGACCTCTCCCCAACCTCTCCCTCCCAACGCTTCATCTCCGAGGATGGGGTCATCAATGCTCGGGCCCGTGTTTTGGGTGGTGGAAGCTGCTTAAATGCAGGGTTTTACACGCGTGCCTCCCCATATTACGTCAG GGAAGTGGGTTGGGAAGGGCGGCTTGTGAACGAGTCATATGAATGGGTGGAAAAAGTAGTGGCGTTCCAGCCGCCAATGCAACAGTGGCAATCGGCTGTACGGGACGGGTTGTTGGAAGCCGGGGTGACGCCGTACAATGGATTCACGTATGACCATTTGTACGGGACTAAGGTTGGGGGAACCATATTTGATCGAGATGGGCATAGACATACCGCTGCCGACTTGCTGCAGTATGCTAATCCTAGTGGCCTTACGCTGCTTTTGCATGCCTCTGTGCATAGAATCTTGTTTAGAATTCGAG GAAGATCAAGGCCAATGGCGCATGGAGTGGTATTTACGGACTCAACAGGGGCAAAACACAGAGCATATCTTAAGAAGGGATCGAACAAAGAGATAATAGTATCAGCAGGTGCACTGGGGAGCCCACAGCTACTGATGTTAAGTGGAGTAGGGCCTGCAGAGCAGCTTAAGGCACACAACATAACAGTAGTGTTGGACCAGCCAATGGTGGGGCAAGGGATGACAGATAATTCCATGAATGCCATCTATGTTCCCTCTCCGGCTCCGGTCGAGGTTTCTCTCATTGAAGTTGTCGGCATCACCAATTTTGGGAGCTACATTGAAGCTGCCAGCGGCTCCAACTTTGCTGGTGGCTCTTCAAGAGACTTTGGCATGTTCTCTCccaag ATTGGGCAGCTCTCCACAGTGCCACCAAAAGAAAGGACCCCAGAAGCCATAGCCAAAGCTGTAGAACTTATGGACAGTCTTAACCAAACAGCCTTTATGGGTGGATTCATTCTTGAAAAAATCATGGGTCCAGTTTCCACGGGCCATTTGGAGCTCCGGACCCTCAATGTGAATGATAACCCATCTGTCACCTTTAACTACTTCAAAGATCCAATAGACTTGCAAAGATGCGTCCAAGGCATTAGCACCATCGAGAGAGTAATCGAGTCTAAGGCTTTCTCTAAGTTTACATACGATAATTTAAGTCTCCCAGACCTTCTCAACATGACGGAGAATTCCCCAGTAAACTTGTTGCCAAAACATCAAAATGCTTCAAGGTCCTTGGAACAATTTTGTAAGGATACCGTGATGACCATTTGGCATTACCATGGAGGCTGTCAACTTGGGAGGGTCGTTGATCACGATTATAAAGTTCTTGGAGTGGATGCATTGAGGGTTATTGATGGATCCACATTTAATTACTCTCCTGGAACTAATCCTCAAGCCACTGTCATGATGCTTGGAAG GTACATGGGTTTAAGGATATTGAGTGAGACACTTGCTGGAGATatatcatga
- the LOC122280984 gene encoding protein HOTHEAD-like isoform X1, whose amino-acid sequence MATLGWWRLFGAAFAGILFFHGFSSSEKAPNYTFMHNATSAPPTSYYDYIIVGGGTAGCPLAATLSQNYSVLLLERGGSPYGNPNITNLAAFGAALSDLSPTSPSQRFISEDGVINARARVLGGGSCLNAGFYTRASPYYVREVGWEGRLVNESYEWVEKVVAFQPPMQQWQSAVRDGLLEAGVTPYNGFTYDHLYGTKVGGTIFDRDGHRHTAADLLQYANPSGLTLLLHASVHRILFRIRAGRSRPMAHGVVFTDSTGAKHRAYLKKGSNKEIIVSAGALGSPQLLMLSGVGPAEQLKAHNITVVLDQPMVGQGMTDNSMNAIYVPSPAPVEVSLIEVVGITNFGSYIEAASGSNFAGGSSRDFGMFSPKIGQLSTVPPKERTPEAIAKAVELMDSLNQTAFMGGFILEKIMGPVSTGHLELRTLNVNDNPSVTFNYFKDPIDLQRCVQGISTIERVIESKAFSKFTYDNLSLPDLLNMTENSPVNLLPKHQNASRSLEQFCKDTVMTIWHYHGGCQLGRVVDHDYKVLGVDALRVIDGSTFNYSPGTNPQATVMMLGRYMGLRILSETLAGDIS is encoded by the exons ATGGCTACGCTTGGCTGGTGGAGATTGTTTGGTGCTGCGTTTGCTGGAATTCTCTTCTTTCATGGCTTTTCTTCCTCTGAGAAAG CTCCaaactacaccttcatgcacaATGCAACCTCAGCCCCACCGACATCCTATTACGACTACATTATTGTTGGCGGAGGTACCGCTGGCTGCCCCTTAGCCGCAACTCTATCCCAGAACTACAGCGTTTTACTCCTCGAACGTGGTGGCTCACCTTATGGCAACCCTAACATCACCAACTTAGCCGCCTTTGGTGCCGCGCTTTCTGACCTCTCCCCAACCTCTCCCTCCCAACGCTTCATCTCCGAGGATGGGGTCATCAATGCTCGGGCCCGTGTTTTGGGTGGTGGAAGCTGCTTAAATGCAGGGTTTTACACGCGTGCCTCCCCATATTACGTCAG GGAAGTGGGTTGGGAAGGGCGGCTTGTGAACGAGTCATATGAATGGGTGGAAAAAGTAGTGGCGTTCCAGCCGCCAATGCAACAGTGGCAATCGGCTGTACGGGACGGGTTGTTGGAAGCCGGGGTGACGCCGTACAATGGATTCACGTATGACCATTTGTACGGGACTAAGGTTGGGGGAACCATATTTGATCGAGATGGGCATAGACATACCGCTGCCGACTTGCTGCAGTATGCTAATCCTAGTGGCCTTACGCTGCTTTTGCATGCCTCTGTGCATAGAATCTTGTTTAGAATTCGAG CAGGAAGATCAAGGCCAATGGCGCATGGAGTGGTATTTACGGACTCAACAGGGGCAAAACACAGAGCATATCTTAAGAAGGGATCGAACAAAGAGATAATAGTATCAGCAGGTGCACTGGGGAGCCCACAGCTACTGATGTTAAGTGGAGTAGGGCCTGCAGAGCAGCTTAAGGCACACAACATAACAGTAGTGTTGGACCAGCCAATGGTGGGGCAAGGGATGACAGATAATTCCATGAATGCCATCTATGTTCCCTCTCCGGCTCCGGTCGAGGTTTCTCTCATTGAAGTTGTCGGCATCACCAATTTTGGGAGCTACATTGAAGCTGCCAGCGGCTCCAACTTTGCTGGTGGCTCTTCAAGAGACTTTGGCATGTTCTCTCccaag ATTGGGCAGCTCTCCACAGTGCCACCAAAAGAAAGGACCCCAGAAGCCATAGCCAAAGCTGTAGAACTTATGGACAGTCTTAACCAAACAGCCTTTATGGGTGGATTCATTCTTGAAAAAATCATGGGTCCAGTTTCCACGGGCCATTTGGAGCTCCGGACCCTCAATGTGAATGATAACCCATCTGTCACCTTTAACTACTTCAAAGATCCAATAGACTTGCAAAGATGCGTCCAAGGCATTAGCACCATCGAGAGAGTAATCGAGTCTAAGGCTTTCTCTAAGTTTACATACGATAATTTAAGTCTCCCAGACCTTCTCAACATGACGGAGAATTCCCCAGTAAACTTGTTGCCAAAACATCAAAATGCTTCAAGGTCCTTGGAACAATTTTGTAAGGATACCGTGATGACCATTTGGCATTACCATGGAGGCTGTCAACTTGGGAGGGTCGTTGATCACGATTATAAAGTTCTTGGAGTGGATGCATTGAGGGTTATTGATGGATCCACATTTAATTACTCTCCTGGAACTAATCCTCAAGCCACTGTCATGATGCTTGGAAG GTACATGGGTTTAAGGATATTGAGTGAGACACTTGCTGGAGATatatcatga